The Deltaproteobacteria bacterium genome includes a window with the following:
- a CDS encoding dipeptide ABC transporter ATP-binding protein, whose protein sequence is MTEPVIEIRDLRTHFPVRGGVLSTVKGWVKAVDGVDLSVARGETLGLVGESGCGKSTLGRSIVRLVKPRSGEIWFRGKNLAGLDESELRPLRRHVQMIFQDPYASLNPRMTVEEIVGEPLEVHGLVSSRNERRDKVRELLELVGLRADSMSRYPHEFSGGQRQRVGIARAVAVSPEFIVCDEPVSALDVSIQAQVVNLLLDLQERMGLSYLFIAHDLRIVEFISGRIAVMYLGRIVELSPADMLVRKQFHPYTSALMSAVPAAGPGVARNRIVLKGDVPSPIDPPPGCAFHPRCPHAKENCRTEAPPLREIEPGRLAACHFSEEIYGNA, encoded by the coding sequence ATGACTGAGCCGGTTATTGAAATACGCGATCTTCGAACGCACTTTCCGGTGCGGGGCGGGGTGCTGTCCACGGTAAAGGGCTGGGTCAAGGCGGTGGATGGCGTGGATCTGTCGGTGGCACGGGGGGAAACGCTAGGTCTTGTAGGTGAATCGGGCTGTGGCAAATCCACGCTTGGCCGATCCATCGTCCGGCTGGTGAAGCCGCGGTCGGGCGAAATATGGTTTCGGGGGAAAAATCTCGCTGGACTGGATGAAAGTGAGCTGAGGCCACTCCGCCGCCATGTTCAAATGATCTTTCAGGATCCGTATGCCAGCCTCAATCCCCGGATGACCGTTGAGGAAATCGTCGGCGAACCGCTGGAAGTTCACGGGCTGGTTTCATCCAGAAACGAGCGGCGCGACAAGGTGCGCGAACTGCTCGAACTGGTGGGTCTTCGAGCCGACTCCATGAGCCGGTATCCACACGAATTCTCTGGTGGCCAGCGTCAGCGGGTTGGCATAGCTCGTGCGGTCGCCGTATCGCCGGAATTCATTGTTTGTGATGAACCGGTTTCCGCACTGGATGTGAGCATTCAGGCACAGGTGGTAAATCTTCTCCTGGATCTTCAGGAGCGGATGGGGCTCTCGTACCTGTTCATTGCCCACGATCTCCGGATCGTTGAGTTCATCTCCGGCCGGATCGCAGTTATGTATCTTGGCCGGATAGTCGAACTTTCCCCTGCTGACATGCTGGTGCGTAAACAGTTTCATCCCTATACGTCCGCACTGATGTCCGCAGTACCGGCAGCCGGGCCCGGTGTTGCTCGCAATCGGATCGTCCTGAAAGGCGATGTTCCTTCGCCAATTGATCCGCCCCCAGGCTGTGCATTTCACCCCCGGTGCCCGCATGCCAAGGAAAACTGTCGCACTGAAGCGCCGCCGCTGCGAGAGATAGAGCCGGGACGGCTGGCTGCGTGCCATTTTTCCGAGGAGATTTATGGGAATGCGTGA
- a CDS encoding MmgE/PrpD family protein, translated as MSEPYLVQMGRWVADLDYENIPPDSVRAARYQVLNMVAALHGAARSHETASIAAGIGGFSLGQGRSTALATGTRHAPHEAVLSNACYSMAQDFDDIVWMGHTCHSAVFASLAIAEHEGTDTQTFLSAVVAANEIGGRLGASSILGPLNGQMWTFIHLIGASAAAARILRLTAEQATHAMAIALSQPNFALQPGFMVPTSKLLSAALPAATGIQAAYFARAGMTGAPDIIEDRRGFWKRFSYVPLPSMMGGLGDFWVMQTLAVKTVPGCHYFQTACSAIDEIERRRGRIDPKRIRRVKAGTTKLGLEATKFASEYSRSTGTVMPVNVNFDLAVTIAIRLLVGRLTSEQMYPEWLAERTSDIRHLASQTIVTHEPALTLKTIGSLRAAGAGRGALSAITPSDIPRLVRRYSEEYSSTLITPREATGWIKAIASMTRRRSTSAIPKRPSRSSIPLYFPNRVTVEFNDGATETAQVDLPAGSFCSPDMETELKEKFLRETVPVLGPQNAIKAFETGLELESARLPDFIRLVSKQQNSAVT; from the coding sequence ATGTCTGAGCCTTACCTTGTCCAAATGGGTCGCTGGGTGGCCGATCTGGACTATGAAAATATTCCACCCGACTCGGTCCGTGCGGCCCGATACCAGGTTCTGAACATGGTAGCTGCACTGCACGGAGCGGCACGATCTCATGAAACTGCCTCCATCGCGGCGGGCATTGGTGGATTTTCATTGGGTCAGGGACGTTCAACGGCGCTGGCCACTGGAACCCGCCATGCTCCCCATGAGGCTGTTCTTTCAAATGCCTGTTACTCCATGGCCCAAGACTTCGATGATATCGTCTGGATGGGGCATACCTGCCATTCCGCCGTATTCGCATCGCTTGCCATAGCAGAGCATGAAGGGACCGATACCCAAACATTCCTGTCAGCCGTCGTCGCTGCAAATGAAATAGGCGGCCGGCTTGGAGCCTCCAGCATCCTCGGACCACTGAATGGCCAGATGTGGACCTTTATACATCTCATCGGAGCTTCCGCTGCCGCGGCCCGAATTCTGCGGCTGACAGCAGAGCAGGCGACTCATGCCATGGCGATTGCACTATCACAGCCAAATTTTGCACTACAGCCTGGGTTTATGGTGCCAACATCCAAGCTGCTGTCAGCTGCGCTTCCAGCAGCTACGGGAATCCAGGCAGCCTATTTCGCCCGTGCTGGAATGACAGGTGCGCCAGACATTATCGAAGACCGCCGGGGGTTCTGGAAGCGTTTCAGCTACGTACCGCTTCCTTCAATGATGGGAGGGCTGGGCGACTTCTGGGTAATGCAGACCCTTGCCGTCAAGACCGTCCCCGGCTGCCATTATTTCCAGACAGCCTGTTCAGCCATTGATGAAATCGAGCGGCGCCGGGGCCGTATCGACCCGAAAAGGATACGTCGAGTAAAGGCCGGAACCACCAAGCTTGGGCTAGAGGCGACGAAGTTCGCTTCCGAGTATTCCAGGTCGACAGGCACGGTCATGCCAGTCAATGTCAACTTCGATCTCGCTGTTACGATCGCCATCCGGTTATTGGTTGGCAGGCTCACCAGCGAGCAGATGTACCCGGAATGGCTTGCCGAGCGTACATCCGATATTCGCCATCTCGCTTCCCAGACCATCGTCACTCATGAGCCTGCTCTCACCCTGAAAACCATCGGGAGCCTGCGGGCTGCGGGAGCGGGTCGTGGTGCCCTGTCGGCAATCACGCCATCCGACATTCCTCGGCTAGTACGGCGCTATTCGGAGGAGTACAGTTCGACGCTCATTACGCCCAGGGAAGCGACAGGATGGATAAAGGCCATTGCCAGCATGACCCGCCGGCGAAGTACCAGCGCAATACCAAAAAGACCGTCTCGCAGTTCCATTCCGCTCTATTTTCCCAACCGGGTGACGGTAGAGTTTAACGATGGGGCAACCGAAACAGCCCAGGTGGATCTGCCAGCTGGCTCATTCTGCTCGCCAGACATGGAAACAGAACTGAAGGAAAAATTCCTGCGCGAGACGGTGCCGGTACTGGGCCCCCAAAACGCCATAAAAGCCTTTGAAACCGGATTAGAACTGGAATCGGCAAGATTGCCTGATTTCATCAGGCTGGTGTCGAAACAACAAAACAGCGCCGTCACATAA
- a CDS encoding PstS family phosphate ABC transporter substrate-binding protein, with protein MHKELNRIVSRRRPIVTAAAVVALFASAVISHGAGAPGTVQIDPNLPDYKSVQGISGSLNSVGSDSMNNLMTLWGEGFAKYYPNVKIQVEGKGSSTAPAALIAGTAQLGPMSRPMKEEEIDKFEKKFGYKPAEYRTSIDALAVYVNKDNPIKEMTMEQVDAVFSSTRLGGNSDITRWGQLGLTGEWANRPVSLYGRNSASGTYGFFKEVALFKGDYKSSVKEQPGSAAVVQGVTEDIGGIGYSGIGYRTSGVKMVALSKKQPQSALKRATQKLVFYEPSYENALKGNYPLSRFMYVYINQKPNEPLDPLVREFMRFIFTKEGQEVVVKDGYDPLTAKMAEEELAKLK; from the coding sequence ATGCACAAGGAACTGAACAGAATCGTGAGCCGTCGCCGCCCTATTGTGACGGCAGCGGCCGTTGTCGCCCTATTTGCCAGCGCAGTGATTTCCCATGGTGCCGGCGCACCCGGCACCGTCCAGATTGATCCAAACCTCCCCGATTACAAATCAGTGCAAGGCATCTCAGGCAGCCTGAACTCGGTTGGCTCAGACTCGATGAATAACCTGATGACCCTGTGGGGTGAAGGTTTCGCTAAATACTATCCGAATGTGAAGATACAAGTGGAGGGCAAGGGATCATCCACAGCCCCGGCAGCGCTCATCGCCGGCACCGCGCAGCTCGGCCCCATGAGCCGTCCAATGAAGGAAGAAGAAATCGACAAGTTTGAAAAGAAGTTTGGCTACAAGCCGGCCGAATACCGCACCTCTATTGATGCACTGGCCGTCTATGTGAACAAGGACAACCCGATCAAGGAAATGACCATGGAACAGGTGGATGCCGTTTTTTCGTCCACGCGGCTGGGCGGCAACTCGGATATTACCCGCTGGGGCCAGCTAGGTCTTACCGGCGAGTGGGCGAACCGGCCAGTCAGTCTTTATGGCCGTAACTCGGCGTCTGGTACCTATGGTTTCTTCAAGGAAGTTGCGCTGTTCAAGGGTGACTACAAGTCGTCAGTGAAGGAGCAGCCCGGGTCGGCTGCTGTTGTTCAAGGCGTCACCGAGGATATCGGCGGTATCGGCTATAGCGGTATCGGCTACCGGACTTCCGGTGTTAAGATGGTCGCACTGTCGAAAAAGCAGCCTCAGAGTGCACTCAAGCGAGCCACGCAGAAACTGGTATTCTATGAGCCGAGTTACGAAAATGCCCTGAAAGGGAACTACCCGCTCTCGCGCTTCATGTATGTCTACATCAACCAGAAGCCCAATGAACCGCTGGATCCTCTGGTCCGTGAGTTCATGCGATTCATTTTCACCAAGGAAGGCCAGGAAGTGGTTGTGAAGGACGGCTACGACCCGCTCACCGCCAAGATGGCCGAGGAAGAACTAGCCAAACTGAAGTAA
- a CDS encoding triacylglycerol lipase, which yields MQFCNRTNLFILLAITMMTLPTAAYAGGSTPPKVGTKYPIVLAHGFSGFDSLLGIDYFYQIAGTLRNEGHKVYTTEVSAFNSVQTRGNQLADQIEQILAISGAQKVIIVGHSMGGLDARYATRYRLGSSKVAAVVTVATPHRGAVMSDLIYPLVNTVVKLTGPVGDAIAAFVSSVGGAIVSGKLTLPQDVVAGLRDLTSGFTSQWNQVTTNVPGVLYWSYGGTSIVNISLDPTDALMFLTGIVDPVPNDGLVNRESAKWGTVKNVNLNANHLDEVNQLLGSTGWFDAKGFFKGMAAELKNLGY from the coding sequence ATGCAGTTCTGTAACCGCACCAACCTGTTCATCCTGCTTGCCATCACAATGATGACACTACCCACTGCCGCCTACGCTGGCGGAAGTACGCCCCCAAAAGTGGGCACCAAATACCCTATCGTTCTCGCGCACGGTTTCAGTGGCTTCGATTCCCTTCTTGGCATCGACTACTTCTACCAGATCGCCGGTACGCTCAGGAATGAAGGGCATAAGGTCTATACCACCGAAGTGTCCGCCTTTAATTCAGTCCAGACGCGCGGGAACCAGCTCGCCGACCAGATTGAACAGATACTGGCCATCAGCGGCGCGCAGAAAGTAATCATTGTTGGACACTCCATGGGTGGACTCGATGCACGCTACGCCACCCGCTACCGGTTGGGATCAAGCAAGGTAGCTGCAGTTGTCACTGTCGCCACTCCGCACAGGGGAGCGGTCATGTCAGATCTTATCTACCCGCTCGTCAATACCGTGGTGAAGCTGACTGGACCGGTGGGAGACGCCATCGCCGCTTTCGTTTCATCCGTTGGCGGTGCCATCGTAAGCGGGAAACTAACGCTTCCACAGGATGTGGTAGCCGGTCTGCGCGATCTCACCAGTGGCTTTACTTCCCAGTGGAACCAAGTGACCACAAATGTCCCCGGCGTCCTCTACTGGAGCTATGGCGGAACAAGTATCGTTAATATTTCGCTCGACCCCACAGACGCACTGATGTTTCTGACCGGTATCGTTGATCCAGTCCCGAATGACGGTCTTGTCAACCGGGAGTCGGCCAAATGGGGAACTGTCAAGAACGTCAATCTGAATGCAAATCACCTGGATGAAGTAAACCAGCTACTTGGCTCCACCGGCTGGTTCGACGCCAAGGGGTTCTTCAAAGGGATGGCCGCGGAGCTGAAGAATCTGGGTTACTAG
- a CDS encoding MFS transporter: MKRHMLAAGLCLGVAAYAMGLTIFGPAVTAMAAGFGTDEAAVGTLFMWMAAGFLLSTAAGWALSGRIGLKWFAAPGISVLAIGLIMVGAGGTYPTAAAGMALYGVGGAFLQIATNAGMADLYPRRQAFALNVLHSSFGISALLGPRFSGYWIASGHEWEEVYIMAGVAAFLPLPFYLLLRFPDHSRGTGRQNVGQVSDRLHSPWTDPVVALTALAIFFYVGAEVATNNWSVRFLEASRSLDSIAAAAALSNFWLALTIGRLAVIGLATRISPERLLLLLATSSVLSGMLLLLGPDSLAGTAMVALGASYSGIFATLFAVATTRIPGAAAPVSAMLTFAAGAGILVLTPAVGYVARWVGHPAGFGLTVVYLGALLGCTIVITRKISRERR; this comes from the coding sequence ATGAAGCGTCACATGCTGGCAGCGGGGCTGTGTCTGGGAGTAGCGGCCTATGCCATGGGACTCACCATATTTGGTCCCGCAGTGACCGCGATGGCTGCCGGATTTGGCACCGATGAAGCCGCAGTCGGAACACTGTTTATGTGGATGGCGGCTGGCTTTCTCCTATCCACGGCGGCCGGATGGGCGCTCTCCGGACGGATCGGGTTGAAGTGGTTCGCTGCTCCGGGCATCTCGGTCTTGGCGATTGGCCTGATAATGGTCGGTGCCGGAGGGACATACCCAACAGCCGCCGCCGGAATGGCCCTCTATGGAGTAGGCGGCGCATTCCTTCAAATTGCCACCAACGCCGGCATGGCTGATCTCTACCCGCGCCGCCAAGCATTCGCCCTGAATGTTCTCCATTCTTCATTTGGCATCTCGGCACTGCTGGGGCCCAGGTTTTCCGGATACTGGATTGCCTCAGGGCATGAATGGGAAGAGGTGTACATAATGGCCGGAGTGGCGGCATTTCTTCCACTCCCCTTTTATCTCCTGCTCCGGTTTCCCGATCATTCACGGGGAACTGGACGCCAGAACGTGGGTCAGGTGTCCGATCGGCTGCATTCGCCGTGGACTGATCCAGTAGTCGCACTGACAGCCCTCGCCATATTCTTTTATGTCGGCGCAGAAGTAGCCACAAATAATTGGAGCGTCCGTTTCCTGGAAGCATCCAGAAGTCTCGACTCAATAGCGGCAGCAGCAGCCCTCTCCAATTTCTGGCTGGCACTAACAATTGGCCGGCTAGCCGTGATAGGACTTGCAACCCGCATTTCACCAGAACGGCTTCTCCTGCTGCTTGCTACCAGCTCGGTGCTTTCGGGAATGCTTCTGCTGCTGGGACCCGACTCGCTGGCCGGAACAGCCATGGTTGCTCTCGGGGCTTCTTATTCGGGCATTTTTGCTACGCTTTTTGCTGTAGCAACAACTCGCATACCAGGAGCAGCGGCTCCCGTGTCCGCGATGCTTACTTTTGCTGCAGGGGCTGGAATACTCGTCCTGACTCCAGCTGTTGGCTACGTGGCCCGATGGGTAGGCCACCCTGCTGGATTTGGCCTGACCGTGGTCTATCTTGGCGCCCTGCTCGGCTGCACGATCGTCATTACCCGGAAAATATCACGTGAACGCCGGTAG
- a CDS encoding acyl-CoA dehydrogenase family protein: protein MPDTNGLDFYDLEELLTPEERMARDSVRSWIKDRYMPTVRESWQTGTFPKQLVPELGELGIFGASIRGYGCPGMSEVAYGLIMQELERGDSGLRSFASVQSGLTMTAINKYGSEEQKKKFLPEMRAAKLLFCFGLTEPDYGSNPGGMVTNARTDGDSYVLNGAKMWITNGSIANYAVVWAKLDGYQSSDIRGFIVPADTKGFKAMDMHGKLSMRASITSELVLEDVRIPKDHILPGSKGLGSPLGCLNHARYGIAWGALGAATACYLEALNYTKNRVQFSRPIAGYQLVQEKLAYMVTEITKAQLLAWRVGRLFEAKRQTPQMISLAKRNNVEIALNIARMARDMLGANGITDEYCVMRHMCNLETVKTYEGTHDMHTLIIGEAVTGLPAFT, encoded by the coding sequence ATGCCCGATACGAACGGACTCGATTTTTATGATCTGGAAGAGCTGCTAACGCCAGAGGAGCGCATGGCGCGCGACTCGGTCCGATCGTGGATCAAGGACCGTTACATGCCTACGGTCCGTGAGAGCTGGCAAACAGGGACGTTCCCCAAGCAACTGGTTCCGGAACTGGGTGAACTTGGCATTTTTGGCGCGTCCATACGGGGGTATGGTTGCCCCGGCATGAGCGAAGTTGCCTACGGGCTGATCATGCAGGAACTGGAACGGGGGGATTCGGGCCTGAGATCATTTGCCTCGGTGCAGAGCGGGCTCACCATGACAGCCATCAACAAGTACGGATCCGAGGAACAAAAGAAGAAGTTTCTGCCAGAGATGCGGGCCGCAAAACTGCTGTTCTGTTTTGGTCTTACTGAACCGGATTATGGCTCAAATCCGGGTGGAATGGTTACCAATGCGCGTACAGATGGGGACAGTTATGTCCTGAATGGCGCCAAGATGTGGATTACCAACGGATCAATAGCCAACTACGCCGTTGTATGGGCCAAGCTGGACGGTTACCAATCATCTGACATCCGGGGCTTCATCGTTCCAGCAGATACCAAAGGGTTCAAGGCAATGGACATGCATGGAAAGCTCTCCATGCGGGCTTCGATTACAAGCGAACTGGTCCTGGAGGACGTGCGAATTCCGAAGGATCATATCCTGCCGGGCTCGAAGGGGCTGGGGTCCCCACTGGGCTGCCTAAATCATGCACGATATGGAATTGCCTGGGGAGCGCTGGGGGCGGCCACGGCCTGCTATCTGGAGGCGTTGAACTACACGAAAAACCGGGTCCAGTTTTCCCGGCCCATTGCCGGTTACCAGCTTGTGCAAGAGAAACTCGCCTATATGGTGACGGAAATTACCAAGGCGCAGCTCCTGGCCTGGCGTGTAGGGCGTTTGTTCGAGGCGAAACGACAGACTCCGCAGATGATCTCACTCGCTAAACGAAACAATGTCGAGATAGCACTCAATATTGCCCGGATGGCCCGTGACATGCTGGGTGCTAATGGCATTACTGATGAATATTGCGTTATGCGACACATGTGTAATCTGGAAACGGTAAAAACCTATGAAGGCACTCATGACATGCACACACTGATCATTGGTGAAGCGGTGACAGGTCTACCGGCGTTCACGTGA
- a CDS encoding DUF192 domain-containing protein codes for MSGPTYTLDRTRMHIRPGVTIEVEIAETEESRAKAPVDQISLSAACGLLLAFGNPQPGRFSTEGMKMDVDVVWLDRLTVVGVASGLRAPIGVQRASTSLSPVPVTELLLLPSGAAAELGIVQGQKFKVDRG; via the coding sequence ATGTCCGGACCCACGTATACCCTTGACCGGACCCGGATGCATATCCGGCCGGGGGTTACCATAGAAGTCGAAATTGCCGAAACCGAAGAGAGCCGGGCGAAGGCTCCTGTAGACCAGATATCCCTGTCTGCGGCATGTGGGCTCCTGCTGGCTTTTGGCAATCCACAACCGGGTCGGTTTTCGACCGAGGGAATGAAGATGGATGTAGATGTGGTCTGGCTGGACCGACTTACCGTGGTTGGAGTGGCCTCAGGGTTACGCGCCCCGATCGGGGTTCAGCGGGCCTCTACGTCCTTGAGCCCGGTGCCTGTTACTGAACTGCTCCTGCTTCCTTCCGGTGCCGCTGCCGAACTGGGCATCGTTCAGGGCCAGAAGTTCAAGGTGGACCGGGGCTGA
- a CDS encoding HAMP domain-containing histidine kinase, with protein sequence MNEWFGLLRRLQEWFLLDWLENWPLRHWPESPIFIIGTFIIMVVGGMFPLDIPPKRYIHYSTGVAGVAAFFIMGPRAIWVLLAATVVRNLIYHTIWPRRWREWSFQRIANQPFSVGWALLSAIAAMLATHWFHLKTGDGQYPVPIGEVVLDLKYAFLLLVLCNVYLVMSEFGVWLRHRQRPRELLQVPPLGVLYSDIAVFITIAVLVAPLNYAAVKAYDPRYPNATMFWMSWGFYLSFAVQILIQRREQIVNLVRELELKQKLAAVGEVSARIAHQSRHELGLFGMSLHQIERHAKKLPEPSRSLLHEELFRLEVMRTRLSRMLTNVLRTDDDMTEGGAGAVPYRTVMELAAVETERLAPRAAELGIRLELKVSGDGQDTSTLRDPEQFSQGLFNVIDNALSAARHTVTIEVTTKGRETEITVMDDGPGMTGEVLTRATDPFFTTKSGGTGMGLAVARAVADAEGGILEIRNRSEGGLEVMFRLGK encoded by the coding sequence GTGAACGAATGGTTCGGCCTGCTGCGCCGTCTTCAGGAGTGGTTTCTTCTGGATTGGCTGGAAAACTGGCCACTTCGTCACTGGCCCGAATCCCCGATCTTTATCATCGGCACGTTTATCATCATGGTCGTAGGCGGAATGTTTCCGCTGGATATTCCACCCAAGCGTTACATTCATTATTCGACGGGCGTCGCAGGCGTAGCTGCATTTTTCATTATGGGACCAAGGGCCATATGGGTGCTGCTTGCGGCGACGGTGGTGAGAAACCTGATTTACCACACGATTTGGCCACGCCGTTGGCGGGAATGGTCGTTCCAGCGTATCGCAAATCAGCCCTTTTCGGTTGGATGGGCACTGTTGTCAGCAATTGCCGCAATGCTGGCCACACACTGGTTCCACCTGAAAACCGGCGACGGCCAGTACCCCGTGCCTATCGGTGAAGTGGTGCTTGATCTGAAATATGCCTTTCTTCTTTTGGTTCTCTGTAATGTCTACCTGGTAATGAGTGAATTTGGAGTCTGGCTCCGGCACCGGCAACGTCCGCGGGAACTGCTTCAGGTGCCACCTCTTGGTGTTTTGTACAGTGACATCGCCGTTTTTATCACCATTGCTGTTCTGGTGGCACCCCTGAATTACGCGGCGGTAAAGGCATATGATCCCCGCTACCCCAACGCGACAATGTTCTGGATGAGCTGGGGATTTTATCTCAGTTTTGCCGTCCAGATCCTGATACAGAGACGTGAACAGATTGTAAATCTGGTTCGGGAGCTGGAACTGAAGCAGAAACTCGCAGCTGTTGGTGAAGTAAGCGCCCGAATTGCCCATCAGTCCCGGCATGAACTTGGTCTGTTTGGCATGAGTCTGCATCAGATTGAGCGTCATGCCAAAAAACTTCCCGAACCCTCGCGCAGTCTCCTGCATGAAGAGTTATTCCGGCTTGAAGTTATGAGAACACGGCTCAGCCGCATGCTGACGAACGTGCTCCGTACCGATGACGATATGACAGAAGGAGGCGCGGGGGCAGTGCCTTATCGCACCGTCATGGAACTGGCCGCTGTCGAGACTGAGCGGCTGGCTCCACGGGCAGCTGAATTGGGGATACGGCTGGAACTCAAGGTCAGCGGAGACGGCCAAGACACCAGCACTCTCCGTGATCCAGAGCAGTTTTCCCAAGGGCTTTTTAACGTGATTGACAACGCGCTCTCAGCCGCCCGTCATACGGTGACAATTGAAGTCACCACAAAAGGCAGGGAAACGGAAATAACCGTCATGGACGATGGTCCCGGTATGACGGGAGAAGTGCTTACCCGTGCAACGGACCCGTTTTTTACCACTAAATCGGGCGGTACCGGTATGGGACTCGCAGTTGCCCGTGCTGTCGCCGATGCCGAAGGTGGCATACTCGAAATCCGGAATCGTTCTGAAGGCGGGCTTGAGGTGATGTTCAGATTGGGGAAATAG
- a CDS encoding response regulator transcription factor — MGGIFGPKVEMTPIRVAICDDHPVFRSGLAAVLAAEPDIDVCLEAGTVAELRERLQSASVDLLLLDVELPGESGIEALPTLLDGRRVLMLSAHDDPRRVKAAVEAGACGFVRKDAAPRELLKAVRDAAAGKTVMSADLAIRLADALRSDPDSREFRRIVGTFTPRQREVMALVGEGQSNREIAERLFLSEGTVKNHVTHILQALQLPDRTRLAVLVTRYGAGR, encoded by the coding sequence TTGGGCGGTATCTTTGGTCCAAAGGTTGAAATGACCCCTATTCGAGTCGCCATCTGTGACGATCACCCGGTCTTTCGCTCTGGACTTGCGGCTGTTCTGGCTGCTGAACCCGATATCGACGTATGTCTGGAAGCGGGTACGGTAGCGGAGTTGAGGGAACGTCTTCAGTCAGCTTCGGTGGATTTGTTATTACTTGATGTGGAGCTACCAGGTGAAAGCGGAATTGAGGCGCTCCCAACGCTTCTGGATGGGCGGCGCGTGCTCATGCTTTCGGCTCATGACGATCCACGCCGTGTAAAGGCGGCGGTGGAGGCTGGGGCATGTGGTTTTGTCCGGAAAGATGCCGCGCCCAGGGAGTTGCTGAAGGCCGTACGTGATGCCGCAGCTGGGAAAACCGTGATGAGCGCGGATCTTGCAATTCGGCTTGCTGATGCCTTGCGTTCGGACCCCGACTCTCGGGAATTTCGCCGTATCGTTGGTACGTTTACGCCGCGGCAGCGTGAAGTCATGGCGCTTGTGGGCGAAGGGCAAAGCAACCGTGAGATTGCCGAACGGCTCTTTCTCAGTGAAGGCACGGTGAAAAACCACGTTACCCACATCCTGCAGGCGCTTCAGCTTCCAGATCGTACCAGGCTGGCAGTATTGGTTACCCGCTATGGAGCTGGCCGGTGA
- a CDS encoding ABC transporter substrate-binding protein: MRATKLAIVGCLFMAVSALANETPKDVFAEKERAIAAILQDRNLNDKARREKLIVEMRGSFDYQELARRSLGTNWEQLDAKQRSEFTLVLKELIEHSVLAKVKPVVDFSAEVVSELIKGTQATIASAVSTGSTTEPVRVEFQLTNSRDRGWVVYDMVIDDVSLLTSYRQQFSKIIRAESFESLMGKMNARLQKTRQQLAAAM, from the coding sequence ATGCGTGCGACCAAGCTGGCAATTGTTGGATGTCTCTTTATGGCCGTATCGGCTCTGGCGAATGAAACGCCCAAGGATGTGTTTGCAGAAAAGGAACGGGCGATTGCCGCAATCCTTCAGGATCGCAATCTCAACGACAAGGCCCGCCGCGAGAAACTTATTGTGGAAATGCGCGGCAGCTTCGACTACCAGGAGCTCGCGCGCCGTTCGCTTGGAACAAACTGGGAACAGCTTGACGCGAAGCAGCGCAGTGAATTCACGTTGGTGCTCAAGGAACTGATTGAGCACTCCGTTCTTGCCAAAGTGAAGCCGGTTGTCGATTTTTCGGCTGAGGTTGTAAGTGAACTGATAAAAGGAACTCAGGCAACCATTGCTTCGGCAGTTTCCACTGGTAGCACCACTGAGCCGGTGCGAGTCGAATTCCAGCTTACCAATTCACGTGACCGTGGCTGGGTTGTCTACGATATGGTGATTGACGATGTATCCCTGCTTACCAGTTATCGTCAGCAGTTCAGCAAGATCATCCGGGCTGAATCGTTCGAGTCACTCATGGGCAAAATGAATGCCCGGCTCCAGAAAACCCGTCAGCAGCTTGCCGCGGCAATGTAA